A genomic window from Xenorhabdus cabanillasii includes:
- a CDS encoding L-fuculose-phosphate aldolase, translated as MVNREHICQSIIETCLKMNALGLNQGTSGNISTRYQDGFLITPSGVPYELLTPDQIVYIKHDGEAEPDKVPSSEWHFHLSCYQARPELNTVVHNHAVNATAVSILNHSIPAIHYMVAVTGTDHVPCIPYSTFGTPELAKSVKEGIKHSKALLMQHHGMIAMEANLEKALWLANEVEILAKLYLKILTVVGNNIGNAAKNIPTLSSEEMQRILTKFKSYGLKTQ; from the coding sequence ATGGTAAATAGAGAACATATCTGCCAGTCAATCATTGAAACTTGCCTTAAGATGAATGCACTGGGTTTAAATCAAGGAACATCAGGAAATATCAGTACTCGCTATCAGGATGGTTTTCTTATCACTCCCAGTGGTGTCCCCTATGAACTATTGACCCCAGATCAGATTGTCTACATCAAACATGACGGGGAAGCTGAACCGGATAAAGTGCCATCAAGTGAATGGCATTTTCATCTATCCTGCTATCAAGCACGCCCTGAGTTGAATACCGTTGTGCATAACCATGCTGTCAATGCAACGGCAGTTTCCATACTCAATCATTCCATCCCTGCCATTCATTATATGGTAGCGGTTACAGGAACAGATCATGTCCCTTGTATTCCCTACTCAACCTTTGGGACTCCTGAACTGGCAAAGAGCGTCAAGGAGGGAATTAAGCACAGTAAGGCACTGTTAATGCAACATCACGGCATGATCGCGATGGAAGCCAATCTGGAAAAAGCGCTATGGCTGGCAAATGAGGTGGAAATCCTGGCGAAACTTTATTTAAAAATCCTGACTGTTGTTGGAAATAATATTGGAAATGCTGCAAAAAATATTCCGACGCTCTCTTCCGAAGAGATGCAACGAATTTTGACAAAATTTAAAAGTTACGGATTAAAAACTCAGTAA
- the mtnA gene encoding S-methyl-5-thioribose-1-phosphate isomerase: MKINGIHYRSVWLAGDGYTVEIFDQTKLPFELQIIQLSTMQDAATAIKEMWVRGAPLIGAVAAYGIALAMRQDSSTENLQLAHDTLVKTRPTAINLKWALDRSYQVLQNTCPPQRKETAYRIANEIADEDVELCRKIGENGLKIIQGVAANKPAGEVVNILTHCNAGWLATVDWGTALSPIYMAHDAGIKVHVWVDETRPRNQGGLTAFELGSHGVPHTLVADNAGGHLMQHGKVDLCIVGTDRTTARGDVCNKIGTYLKALAAKANQVPFYVALPSPTLDFTVWDGVKEIPIEQRSGEEQSHVYGLTSEGKHNWVNTVPQGTRCGNYAFDVTPAEFVTGLITERGLCDASAEGLRSLFPDLYQQYS; this comes from the coding sequence ATGAAAATTAATGGCATCCATTATCGATCTGTTTGGCTTGCTGGCGACGGATATACCGTCGAAATTTTCGATCAGACCAAACTGCCTTTTGAGTTACAAATCATTCAATTAAGCACTATGCAGGATGCTGCAACAGCGATCAAAGAAATGTGGGTACGTGGTGCCCCTTTAATTGGTGCTGTTGCTGCTTATGGTATAGCACTGGCAATGCGCCAAGATAGCAGCACTGAGAATTTGCAACTGGCTCATGACACGCTAGTCAAAACCCGGCCAACTGCTATTAATTTAAAATGGGCTTTGGATCGTTCATATCAGGTACTGCAAAATACATGCCCTCCACAGCGTAAAGAGACTGCTTATCGTATTGCCAACGAAATTGCTGATGAAGACGTCGAACTATGCCGTAAGATTGGTGAAAATGGCCTGAAAATCATACAAGGAGTCGCTGCGAATAAACCAGCAGGTGAAGTCGTGAATATATTGACTCACTGCAACGCGGGATGGCTGGCAACAGTGGATTGGGGTACTGCATTATCACCCATTTATATGGCACATGATGCAGGCATTAAAGTTCATGTTTGGGTTGATGAAACTCGTCCTCGCAATCAGGGGGGATTGACGGCTTTTGAATTAGGTTCACACGGTGTACCACATACTTTAGTCGCTGATAATGCAGGAGGTCACTTGATGCAACATGGGAAAGTGGATCTTTGTATTGTTGGCACAGACAGGACAACCGCCAGAGGAGATGTTTGCAATAAGATTGGTACCTATCTTAAGGCTCTGGCAGCCAAAGCAAATCAAGTGCCATTTTATGTTGCTTTACCATCACCGACACTGGATTTTACAGTTTGGGATGGAGTAAAAGAGATCCCTATTGAACAACGTTCAGGTGAAGAGCAATCACATGTCTATGGGCTCACTTCGGAAGGAAAACACAATTGGGTCAATACCGTTCCGCAAGGAACACGTTGTGGAAATTACGCTTTTGATGTTACACCAGCAGAATTCGTTACCGGATTAATTACAGAACGCGGGCTCTGTGATGCCAGTGCAGAAGGATTGCGCTCGCTTTTCCCTGATTTATACCAGCAGTATTCGTAA
- the mtnK gene encoding S-methyl-5-thioribose kinase: MSAYVPTEYTPQTCESLPHYLAKNLPTTISLGGLPETWQIKEVGDGNLNLVFIVSGTEKTVVVKQALPYMRAAGESWQLSLDRTYFEYHNLLEVNKFVSQYVPDVYFYDEEMSLFVMEYLDQHIILRNQLITGQKFPYLAEDIGIFLADSLFHTSDIGMDSQEKKELVSRFANNHELCKITEDLIFTEPYFNAERNNWTSPQLDSDVHAVWQDQAMIQTVMQYKYKFMTEAQALLHGDLHSGSIMVMPDSTKVIDPEFSFMGPMAFDIGNYIGNLFMAYFAQPALRDNKKQCTDFQLWLLTQIETTWAVFERHFRQLWNEKTAGEAYPITIYQQGAFSLPFLKAAQDNFFSNLFEETLVYAGLEINRRIIGFAGVADFKQIEDPTLRATCEKHALKLARELIVNKHKHRDFSLIKRYIT, translated from the coding sequence ATGTCTGCTTATGTTCCTACTGAATATACCCCACAAACTTGTGAATCCTTACCACATTATCTTGCGAAAAATTTACCAACAACAATCTCACTCGGCGGATTGCCTGAAACATGGCAAATAAAGGAAGTTGGTGATGGGAATCTCAACTTAGTTTTCATTGTTTCTGGAACTGAAAAAACGGTTGTTGTCAAACAAGCCTTACCTTATATGCGGGCAGCAGGAGAATCATGGCAACTTTCTCTTGATCGTACCTATTTTGAATATCATAACCTGCTAGAAGTAAATAAATTTGTCAGCCAGTATGTCCCCGATGTGTATTTTTACGATGAAGAAATGTCTTTATTTGTGATGGAGTATTTAGATCAGCATATTATTTTGCGTAATCAGTTGATCACCGGTCAGAAATTTCCTTATCTTGCAGAAGATATTGGAATTTTTCTTGCTGATTCCCTATTTCACACCTCTGATATCGGAATGGACAGTCAAGAAAAAAAAGAGCTGGTGAGCCGTTTTGCCAATAATCACGAACTTTGTAAGATCACCGAAGATCTAATTTTTACAGAGCCATATTTTAATGCCGAAAGAAACAATTGGACTTCTCCTCAACTTGATAGTGACGTCCACGCTGTTTGGCAGGATCAGGCAATGATCCAAACTGTGATGCAGTATAAATACAAATTCATGACTGAAGCCCAAGCCTTACTACACGGTGATCTCCACTCAGGTTCCATTATGGTAATGCCGGATTCCACAAAGGTCATCGACCCAGAATTCAGTTTTATGGGACCAATGGCATTTGATATTGGCAACTATATCGGTAATCTGTTTATGGCTTATTTTGCCCAACCTGCTTTACGAGACAATAAAAAGCAATGTACTGATTTTCAATTGTGGCTTCTAACACAAATTGAAACGACATGGGCAGTATTTGAGCGTCATTTTCGTCAATTATGGAATGAAAAGACTGCCGGGGAAGCCTATCCTATCACAATTTACCAGCAGGGAGCTTTCAGCCTACCGTTCCTTAAAGCAGCACAAGATAATTTTTTCTCCAATTTATTTGAAGAAACTCTGGTCTATGCCGGGCTTGAGATTAATCGCCGTATTATTGGCTTTGCCGGTGTCGCTGATTTCAAACAGATTGAAGATCCAACGCTACGCGCCACTTGTGAAAAACACGCCTTGAAGCTGGCACGCGAGTTAATTGTCAACAAGCATAAACACCGAGATTTTTCACTAATTAAACGTTATATCACATAG
- a CDS encoding YkgJ family cysteine cluster protein, which yields MNQVLNSQSLNNPCISCGACCAYFRVSFYWAETEDGGGTVPISATEKLNNFMCCMKGTNELHPRCIKLQGEIGYSVSCSIYDKRPSPCKEFSQAWETGDYNEACDRARAAYGLPPLPKPQNILSLYSL from the coding sequence ATGAATCAAGTATTAAATTCTCAATCTTTGAATAATCCCTGCATTAGCTGCGGTGCTTGCTGTGCATATTTTCGTGTTTCGTTTTATTGGGCAGAAACAGAAGATGGAGGAGGTACAGTTCCCATCTCTGCCACTGAAAAACTGAACAATTTTATGTGCTGTATGAAAGGCACGAATGAACTACACCCTCGCTGTATAAAGCTACAAGGGGAAATTGGTTACTCAGTTTCCTGTTCCATTTATGATAAAAGACCTTCTCCTTGTAAGGAGTTCTCTCAAGCATGGGAAACTGGTGATTACAATGAAGCCTGTGATCGCGCCAGGGCTGCTTATGGCCTTCCCCCTCTGCCAAAGCCGCAGAATATATTATCACTGTACAGCTTGTGA
- a CDS encoding isocitrate lyase/phosphoenolpyruvate mutase family protein, giving the protein MPESPGVWDTQTINQLTEKIVMKALGLITASTNLPVTADVEDGLLGVGENMDHLVQDLYSVECVGINIEDSQHGKSMSIDDGAERITSVRTAANKIHYSLFINARIDSWLRGENTDPEHLISRANAYLAAGADGIFIPGLTDLSICRTISSHINGPLNIMAFAGAPSAKAFFAAGVKRVSGGSFFAEQAYGIAQAGIEHFVQNGLLQNSDHAKLSYTELNALLFQKVNQDM; this is encoded by the coding sequence GTGCCGGAATCTCCTGGAGTTTGGGATACCCAGACAATCAATCAGCTAACCGAAAAAATTGTAATGAAAGCGCTTGGATTAATCACTGCCAGTACTAATCTTCCTGTCACTGCGGATGTTGAAGATGGCCTGTTAGGGGTTGGTGAAAATATGGATCATCTTGTACAAGATTTATATTCTGTCGAATGCGTAGGGATTAACATTGAAGATTCTCAACATGGTAAATCAATGTCCATAGATGATGGTGCCGAACGTATTACCTCTGTGCGTACCGCCGCAAACAAAATACATTACAGCTTATTTATCAATGCTCGTATAGATTCATGGCTTCGCGGAGAAAATACCGATCCTGAGCATTTAATTTCCCGTGCTAATGCTTATCTTGCTGCTGGTGCAGATGGTATTTTTATTCCGGGATTAACCGACTTATCAATATGCCGAACAATCAGTTCTCATATTAACGGACCATTAAATATAATGGCTTTTGCTGGTGCCCCTAGCGCAAAAGCGTTTTTTGCTGCTGGTGTAAAAAGAGTTTCAGGAGGATCTTTTTTTGCCGAACAAGCCTATGGTATCGCACAGGCAGGAATCGAGCACTTTGTACAAAATGGTCTCCTACAAAATAGTGATCATGCAAAATTGAGTTATACCGAGTTAAATGCATTACTCTTCCAAAAGGTAAATCAAGATATGTAA
- a CDS encoding isocitrate lyase/phosphoenolpyruvate mutase family protein, producing the protein MIRISLDEKIQVFSQLHEEGNLILANSWDVMSTRLAEQCGVKAIATTSAGISWSLGYPDNQSANRKNCNESAWINHCQY; encoded by the coding sequence ATGATAAGAATAAGCCTGGACGAAAAAATTCAAGTTTTTAGCCAATTACATGAAGAAGGAAACCTCATATTAGCCAATTCATGGGATGTTATGAGTACTCGTTTAGCTGAACAATGTGGAGTCAAAGCCATAGCAACAACCAGTGCCGGAATCTCCTGGAGTTTGGGATACCCAGACAATCAATCAGCTAACCGAAAAAATTGTAATGAAAGCGCTTGGATTAATCACTGCCAGTACTAA
- a CDS encoding glycosyltransferase family 9 protein encodes MKIAILRRNGLGDLICTQPLIKFLQKKYANTEISLFIEKGNYELAKYIYPDISISVLPQGNKYLSIVKTALKFRKKNFDIAISAKPSPMKLNNLFLWLLGAKKRYAVVADQKWHSKLVNYPVNQEVIKGYHQALKVLRTFSPNVQSLPPDLFPAITLSNTSTSIYSGEPLILFSVSNNRNYSLINNKNLTLISDKISEKYPTAKFIISAFPSDIHLAEDLTSRIGDNSKIVMCDSLNSFLALLNNMTLIVVGDGGICHLSAALKKKLVALYGVTKPENWSPLASKDMCITLYDPENVNNIALAKITDAIFSLLEK; translated from the coding sequence ATGAAAATAGCTATATTACGCAGAAATGGGCTTGGTGATCTTATCTGTACCCAACCATTAATAAAATTTTTACAGAAAAAATATGCAAATACAGAAATTAGTTTATTTATAGAAAAAGGTAATTATGAGCTTGCTAAGTATATATACCCTGATATAAGCATCAGTGTCCTTCCTCAAGGAAACAAGTATCTTTCTATCGTAAAAACCGCTCTGAAATTCCGCAAGAAGAATTTTGATATTGCTATTTCCGCTAAGCCAAGTCCAATGAAACTCAATAATTTATTTTTATGGTTATTGGGAGCAAAAAAGCGCTATGCTGTTGTTGCAGATCAAAAATGGCATTCTAAATTAGTTAACTATCCTGTTAATCAAGAAGTAATAAAAGGTTACCATCAGGCTTTAAAAGTATTACGTACATTTTCACCCAATGTGCAATCTTTACCACCTGATTTATTCCCTGCAATAACGTTGAGTAATACATCCACATCTATTTATTCAGGAGAACCATTGATTTTATTTTCTGTTTCCAATAATAGAAATTACAGCTTAATTAATAATAAAAATCTTACTTTGATTTCTGATAAAATTTCAGAAAAATATCCTACCGCAAAATTTATTATTTCAGCATTCCCCAGTGATATTCATTTAGCTGAAGATTTAACTTCACGTATAGGTGATAATAGTAAAATTGTCATGTGTGATTCTCTAAATTCTTTTCTGGCATTATTAAATAATATGACCTTGATTGTAGTTGGCGATGGCGGTATCTGTCATTTATCAGCAGCATTAAAGAAAAAACTTGTTGCTCTTTATGGTGTTACCAAGCCTGAAAATTGGTCACCACTTGCATCAAAAGATATGTGTATCACCTTGTACGATCCAGAGAATGTCAATAATATTGCTTTAGCTAAAATTACTGATGCTATTTTTTCTTTACTTGAAAAGTAA